From Anopheles arabiensis isolate DONGOLA chromosome 3, AaraD3, whole genome shotgun sequence, a single genomic window includes:
- the LOC120901417 gene encoding carcinine transporter: protein MGRAERATMNGRRSSSNTTKPPLEPQMEVKEEDEAEDGGEEPEILESEKMLAEEPFDLDELLPVIGEFGRYQKLLLWLICLPACIPCGFCAFNQLFMTDVPEEYWCRVPELANFTAEERKLYSIPLVEHDGVESYSKCSRYAVDWKEILNYSDASGEPLAPNSSWPTEPCREGWEYNTTVVQSSIVIDFNLVCDYDIYPTLGLVALNTGGPVGVYLFGLLNDRLGRRISYFSCLATLLVGSFITAASSSFWMWAFSRVIVGLTIPAVYQIPFIIALELVGPNYRSFVTVMTCTFYTFGIMMLAGVTYLIRDWVLLTLYTSVPFLLYFLYLLVMPESPRWLLMKGKLEQALLILEKMARVNGKQLPDSFRKRLQQRVLAEKSRTTKRTEATIGAFDLCKTPNMRLKTILITLNWFANETVYLGLSYYGPSLGENQYLSFFLSSLVEIPSYIICWIIMDRWGRRWPMCLLMILSGISCIVTVVLTEDAVTETLILYLLSKSMISASFLIIYPFAGELYPTQVRGVGIGTSSYIGGLGLIVIPFITYLGKENLRLPLVIMGCVSVLGGFTGLRLPETLHHRLPQTLEEGELFGQDWTFDECFRCIPSKKSPTSSYENLSHDPSDAALELNAGVPINAGPLATGSGSCSTERTPLELARIRRQSMKRLVRQASTMDTQKTKDGAMQLTYWF, encoded by the exons ATGGGGCGTGCAGAACGGGCAACCATGAATGGAAGAAGGAGTAGCAGCAATACGACAAAACCACCCTTAGAACCACAGATGGAGGtgaaggaggaggacgaggcgGAGGATGGTGGCGAGGAGCCGGAGATACTGGAGAGCGAGAAGATGCTGGCAGAG GAACCGTTCGATTTGGATGAGCTGCTGCCGGTGATTGGCGAGTTTGGACGGTACCAGAAGCTGCTACTCTGGCTAATATGTCTCCCAGCCTGCATACCCTGCGGGTTCTGTGCCTTCAATCAACTGTTCATGACGGATGTGCCGGAGGAGTACTGGTGCCGGGTGCCGGAGCTCGCCAACTTCACCGCCGAGGAGCGCAAACTCTACTCCATACCGCTGGTGGAG CATGACGGGGTGGAAAGTTACAGCAAATGCTCCCGCTACGCAGTGGACTGGAAGGAGATACTGAACTACAGTGACGCGAGCGGGGAACCGCTCGCACCGAACAGCTCCTGGCCGACGGAACCGTGCCGGGAGGGATGGGAATACAACACCACCGTGGTGCAGTCGTCGATCGTGATCGAT TTTAATCTCGTGTGCGATTACGACATCTATCCAACGCTTGGGCTCGTCGCACTCAACACCGGCGGTCCGGTCGGCGTGTACCTGTTCGGGCTGCTGAACGATCGACTCGGCCGCCGGATATCGTACTTCTCCTGTCTGGCCACGCTGCTCGTCGGCAGCTTTATCACCGCCGCTAGCAGCAGCTTCTGGATGTGGGCCTTCAGCCGGGTGATCGTGGGCCTTACCATACCGGCCGTCTACCAGATCCCGTTCATCATTGCGCTCGAGCTGGTGGGGCCCAACTACCGCTCGTTCGTCACCGTGATGACCTGTACGTTCTACACGTTCGGCATTATGATGCTGGCGGGCGTTACCTATCTGATACGGGATTGGGTCCTGCTGACGCTCTACACTTCCGTGCCGTTTCTGCTCTATTTTCTGTATCTGCTGGTAATGCCTGAATCGCCCCGGTGGTTGCTGATGAAGGGTAAGCTGGAGCAGGCGCTACTGATACTGGAGAAGATGGCACGTGTCAATGGGAAGCAGTTGCCGGATAGCTTCCGGAAGCGATTGCAGCAGCGCGTGCTGGCGGAGAAGAGCCGCACGACGAAGCGGACCGAGGCGACGATCGGTGCGTTTGATCTGTGCAAAACGCCCAACATGAGACTGAAGACGATACTGATCACGCTGAACTGGTTCGCCAATGAGACGGTATATCTCGGGTTGAGCTATTACGGGCCGTCGCTTGGGGAGAATCAGTACCTCAGCTTCTTTCTGTCCTCGCTGGTGGAGATACCGAGCTACATCATCTGCTGGATCATCATGGATCGGTGGGGTCGTCGGTGGCCAATGTGTTTGCTGATGATACTGAG TGGAATTAGCTGTATAGTGACTGTCGTATTGACGGAGGATGCCGTAACGGAGACTCTCATCCTGTATCTACTCTCAAAGTCGATGATATCGGCCTCCTTCCTGATCATTTACCCATTCGCTGGGGAACTCTACCCGACGCAGGTGCGAGGTGTTGGCATTGGGACGTCCAGCTACATCGGAGGATTGGGTCTTATCGTCATCCCATTCATTACATACTTG GGCAAAGAGAACCTCCGCCTACCGCTCGTCATAATGGGCTGCGTGTCCGTGCTCGGTGGCTTCACCGGCCTTCGCCTCCCGGAAACCCTGCACCACCGACTCCCGCAAACGCTCGAGGAGGGCGAACTGTTCGGCCAGGACTGGACGTTCGACGAGTGTTTCcgctgcataccgagcaaaaAGTCTCCGACCAGCTCGTACGAGAACCTGTCGCACGATCCGTCCGACGCGGCGCTCGAGCTGAACGCGGGCGTCCCCATCAATGCGGGCCCCCTGGCGACCGGGTCCGGTTCCTGCTCGACCGAGCGGACACCGCTCGAGCTCGCCCGGATAAGGCGCCAGTCGATGAAGCGACTCGTACGGCAGGCCAGCACGATGGACACGCAAAAGACGAAGGACGGTGCTATGCAGCTGACCTATTGGTTTTAA